The Rhodobacter sp. 24-YEA-8 DNA segment TGCGGCGGCGGTTCTGGCCTGATCGGTTGCCGCCTGAACCGATTCCAGCCGCAGCAGCCGGCCGCTGGCCTGGTGTGGAAATCGGGCGCAGTCACCGATCGCGAGGATGTCGGGATCAGAGGTCTGCATCAGCCCGTCCACCAGGATGCCATTATCACAGTTCAGACCCGCCGCGCGGGCCAGCCCCGTATCAGGCTCCACCCCGATGCTGCTCACCAGCAGATCAGCCTCAATCCTTTCGCCCCCCGTCAGACGCATCTCATGGCGGTGTTCGCGGCCCGGGCCTATCATGCTCAGGCCTGAATTCAGATGAATGGTCACCCCTGCCGTCCGCAAGGTCGCCAGGATATGGGATGAAACCGCCGGTGCCACGACCCGGCCCAGCACCCGGTCTGACATCTCGGTCACGGTGACGGTCTTGCCCAGAGCGGCCAGGGTGGCTGCCAGTTCCAGCCCGATGAATCCGGCCCCCACAATCACGAGGCTGCGGCTGGCGGCGATCTGCGCACGCAGCGCTTCGGCATCCGCGACTGTGCGCAGCGCAGCGATCTGCGCGCCCTGAAGGCCGCCACCCTCCGGCAACGAGAGCGGCCGCGGGCGGGCGCCGGTGGCAAGGATCAGCTTGTCATATGGCTCTTCCCGGCCGCAGCTCAGCCGTATCCGATGCGCATCGGGCCGGATCTCTACAACACGCACACCGCGTTCCAGTATGATGTTGTTGGAGGTGTAGAAGCCTTCAGCGCGCAGCAGCTGGGGCCTGGGTTCCGGCTGTTTCAGAAAGGTCTTTGACAGTGGCGGCTTGTGATAGGGCAAGCTGCGCTCATCGGTCAGCACCCGGATCGGCCCGTCATAGCCTTCGAGCCGCATACTGGCGGCAGCCTGGATGCCGGCATGGCCGGCGCCGATGATGATCGTACCGGCAGCCATCAGATCTGCCTTTCGGCGACATGCAGGATCAGCCCGTCCAGTGCCGGTTCCATGATCAGCTGACAGGCCAGCCGGCTTTCGGGCCGCAGCTCAGCCGCCGCCATTTCCAGCATGCCCTGCTCCATTTCGCCGGGGGCACCGGCGATGCCGAGAAAGGCTGCGTCGAGATAGACATGGCAGGTGGCACACATGCAGGAACCGCCGCATTCCGCCACGATCCCCCCGACATCATGCCGCATCGCCGCCTCCATCGCACTTTCATGCGGCATGGCTTCGATCTCGCGGCGGCTTCCATCGGGCTGAATGAAGGTAATATTAAGCATTTCGGTCCTGAGGGTCAGTTTGCGGCAGAAAGAGTGCTTAGCGTGGTGCGACCCGGCGCTGCCGCCAGCAGCTCCCTTGTATAGGGATGCTGCGGATCGCGGAGGATCGCGGAGGCCCGCCCCTGTTCGACGATGCGGCCCTTTTGCATGACGATGATGTCATCGCTGATCTGGGCCGCGACGCGCAGATCATGGGTGATGAAGAGCATCGCCAGATCCAGCCGGGCCTGGAGATCGCGCAGCAGTTCCAGCACCTGCGCCTGCACCGATACATCCAGCGCCGAGAGGCTTTCGTCGGCGATCAGAACATCGGGCCGCATCGCCAGCGCCCGGGCAATACCGATCCTTTGCCGCTGCCCGCCGGAAAAGGCCGCCGGGCGCCGCGCGTAAGCAGAGGCCTGCAGACCGACGAGGGTCAGAAGCTCTTCGGCAACCGCGCGCGCCTTGCTTGGCGGTGTGCCCGCGAGAATGGCCGCCCGCGCGATCACATCGCCGACCCGCCGTCGGGGGTTGAGGGATTCGAAAGGATCCTGAAAAATCATCTGAATGCGGCGCCGGCACTGCGCCAGATCACGCGGGGGCAGCGCAAGGATATCGGTTCCGCCGACCTCGACCCGGCCCGCTTTCGGTTCGATCAGACGGATCAGCGCCTTTGCAAGGGTAGATTTGCCCGAGCCGGATTCTCCGACAACCGAGAGAACGCTGCCGCGAAACAGGGTAAGGTTAATCTCATCAAGCGCGCGCATGGCCCCGAAGCTGTGGCAGAGCCCTGCAGCCTTCAGTGCGATCTGGCTCCTTTCCGGCGCCGGGCGCAGGCGTGGCGCCAGGCCCGGGATGGCGGCAATCAGACTGCGCGTATAGGGATGGCTTGCCGCCTCCAGCACGTCGCGCGCCGGGCCAAGTTCGACGATCACCCCGTCTTTCATCACGGCGATACGATCCGCGATATCGGCGACCACACCGAAATCATGGGTGATAAAGAGGATCCCGTGGTTATAGACGTCGCGCAATTCACGGATCAGTTTCAGCACCTGCGCCTGAGTGGTCACATCAAGTGCGGTGGTCGGCTCATCGGCGACCAGAACGCTGGGGTTAAGCGCCAGGGCCATCGCAATGACCACCCGCTGACACTGACCGCCGGACAGGCAATGCGGGAATGAGGCAAGGATGCGGTCGGGATCCGGCAGATGCATTGCCTCAACCAGGGCACGGGCGCGCTTGCGGCGTTCGGCTGCGTCAAAATCGGAATGCAGCAGAAAGACTTCCTCGATCTGTTCCCCGACGGTCATTGCCGGGTTGAGCGAGGACATCGGCTCCTGAAAGATCATCGCGATATCGCGGCCGCGCATTTGCCGCAGCTGTGCCTCGCTCAGCCCGGTCAGATCGGTGCCATTCAGCAGGATATGCCCCGCCACAACGTCAAGACCACGTGGCACCGCCCCCATCACAGCAGCGGAAAGGACCGATTTGCCGGAGCCGGATTCCCCGACAAGGCAGAGGATCTCACCCGGGTGCAGCTCAAGGCTGGCGCCCGAGACCGCCAGAGAACGGTCTGCACCCTTTGGCAGGCTGATGCTGAGATTTTCAAGCTTCAGAACCGGCCGGGGGGCTGTAGTGTCGCCGGGATTGACAGGATCGGTCATGACTGGCGCTCCATCCGGCCGGACACGTCTTTCAGACCGTCGGCCAGCAGGCTGAGACCAAGCATCAGCGAAGAGATCGCGAGGCATGGAAAGATGATAAGATAGGGAAATGCCATCGCCATCGCGCGGCCTTCATTGACCATCGAACCCCAGTCCGGTGTAGGAGGAGGCAGGCCAAGCCCGAGAAACCCGAGGGTCCCCAGTTTGATCGCGGTATAGCCGATCCGCAGGCAGAAATCGACGGCAAGCGGGCCAGTGGCATTGGGCAGAATATCCACGAGCATGATCCGCCAGGGGCTTTCGCCCTGGGTGCGGGCAGCGGCCACGAAATCGCGGCTGGAGATATCGAGACTGATGGCCCGCACGATGCGGAAGATTGCCGGGGCGCTCGCGAATGTCACCGCGAGGATGATGTTGAGTGGCGAGGGCCCGATGACCACGATGATCAGGATGTAAAGCACAAGAACCGGGAACGAGAGCACGACATTGGCGATGAAAGACAGGACCATATCGGTGCGACCGCGCTGATAACCTGCGGCAAGGCCGGCGCTGATCCCCACAGCATAGGCGGTCAGGGTGGCCAGCGTTGCATAGACCACCACGGTTCGGGCGCCGTAGATCAGTCGCGACAGGATATCGCGTCCCACGAGATCGGTGCCCAGCCAGAACATTCCGCCGGCCGGATCCGGGGTCAGTGGCTGCGCCAGTGGTTGCAGCATGCGAAGCGGATCATAGGGGGCGATCAGCGGCGCCAGCAGGGCGATGAGCAGCCAGGCGAGCGAGATGCCGCCCCCGATAAGCACCATAGGGTGGCGCAGATAGGCTCTGAGTTTGCTGTCAGGCATCTGCCACCCCCGCGCTGCGTTCAGCACCAGAGAGGCTGATGCGGGGATTGAGCCAGACATAGGCGAGGTCAGAGAGGATCTGAGACAGCACGACAACCACGACGCTGACCATGGCGCAGGCCTCGATCAGATAGACGTCGCTGTTCAGCGCCGCATCATAGAGAAGCGAGCCGAAGCCTTTATAGGCAAAGAAAACCTCGACCACGATCACGCCCGAAAGCAGCCAGGGCACCTGCATCATCACCACGGTAGCGGGCACAATCAGCGCGTTACGCAGCGCATGGCGGAACACGATCCGGAAGGTGCCGGCCCCTTTCAGCCGGGCAGTGCGCACATAATGCGAGGCCATAACCTCGGCCATCGCGGTGCGAGTGATGCGCGCAAGATAACCGGTCGAGTAGAGCGCCAGAACGGCGACCGGCAGCACCAGCTCGCTGAGGGAAAATCCGGTCAGCATGGTGCTGGTGCCGGGCAATACCCCAAGCCAGAACACAAAGATGGCCGAGAGCAGGACCGCCGAGGCAAAATCGGGCACCGAGGTCGAGAGGATCGCAAATACCGAAACAACGCGGTCCATCATTGAATTGGGCCGCATGCCGGCAATCACCCCCAGCAGAAGCGCGGTCGGGACCATCACCAGCAGGGCACAGGCGCCCAGCAGCAGCGAGGCGCCCAGCCTTGCCGGAATGATCTCGATCACCGGGGCCCGGAAGTGACTGGAGAGGCCCCAGTCACCTGACAGGAACGCGACAAGCCAGCGGCCATAGCGCAGCACAAGCGGGTCACGATAGCCATTGGCCAAAAGCCAGGCCTCCCGCTGTTCTTCGGTCGAGAACTGCCCCAGCACCTTGGCGGCGACATCGTCGACATTCACCTCTAGCGCAAGATAGACCAGTATCGAGACGGTCAGCATTGTTGCCGCAGCCCAGCCGAGCTTGCGGAGTAAAAAAGCAGTCATTCGCGTCCTGTTCTTTCCGGGGGTTCAGATCATTGCGTCTGATGCGGGCGTGGTGGTCTCAGGAAGTGACCCAGACCCGGTCCATCCGGTAGTAATGCGAGGGATGGAAATCATAATCCTGTACCCGTTCGGTGCAGGCCGAGAATTCCTTGGGCCAGAAGGGCTGCACGATAACGGCAGCATCGCGCAGAATGGTCTGGACCTCCTGCATGGCGGCCGCGCGCTCCTCCGGGTCGATGATCGTCATTGCCCTGTCGAGGGCTGCGTCAAATTCGGGGCTGGCAAAAGCGCTTTCATTCCATGC contains these protein-coding regions:
- a CDS encoding NAD(P)/FAD-dependent oxidoreductase; amino-acid sequence: MAAGTIIIGAGHAGIQAAASMRLEGYDGPIRVLTDERSLPYHKPPLSKTFLKQPEPRPQLLRAEGFYTSNNIILERGVRVVEIRPDAHRIRLSCGREEPYDKLILATGARPRPLSLPEGGGLQGAQIAALRTVADAEALRAQIAASRSLVIVGAGFIGLELAATLAALGKTVTVTEMSDRVLGRVVAPAVSSHILATLRTAGVTIHLNSGLSMIGPGREHRHEMRLTGGERIEADLLVSSIGVEPDTGLARAAGLNCDNGILVDGLMQTSDPDILAIGDCARFPHQASGRLLRLESVQAATDQARTAAATLCGRIIPYAALPWFWSDIGDQKLQMAGISTGADQQVLLPAGQDGAFSVCHFAGSRLLAVDSVNRPADHLLARKMLNAGFSPRPEDVAANRLAEAFAAWQSMPAIPADQ
- a CDS encoding 2Fe-2S iron-sulfur cluster-binding protein, which codes for MLNITFIQPDGSRREIEAMPHESAMEAAMRHDVGGIVAECGGSCMCATCHVYLDAAFLGIAGAPGEMEQGMLEMAAAELRPESRLACQLIMEPALDGLILHVAERQI
- a CDS encoding ABC transporter ATP-binding protein — protein: MTDPVNPGDTTAPRPVLKLENLSISLPKGADRSLAVSGASLELHPGEILCLVGESGSGKSVLSAAVMGAVPRGLDVVAGHILLNGTDLTGLSEAQLRQMRGRDIAMIFQEPMSSLNPAMTVGEQIEEVFLLHSDFDAAERRKRARALVEAMHLPDPDRILASFPHCLSGGQCQRVVIAMALALNPSVLVADEPTTALDVTTQAQVLKLIRELRDVYNHGILFITHDFGVVADIADRIAVMKDGVIVELGPARDVLEAASHPYTRSLIAAIPGLAPRLRPAPERSQIALKAAGLCHSFGAMRALDEINLTLFRGSVLSVVGESGSGKSTLAKALIRLIEPKAGRVEVGGTDILALPPRDLAQCRRRIQMIFQDPFESLNPRRRVGDVIARAAILAGTPPSKARAVAEELLTLVGLQASAYARRPAAFSGGQRQRIGIARALAMRPDVLIADESLSALDVSVQAQVLELLRDLQARLDLAMLFITHDLRVAAQISDDIIVMQKGRIVEQGRASAILRDPQHPYTRELLAAAPGRTTLSTLSAAN
- a CDS encoding ABC transporter permease, with protein sequence MPDSKLRAYLRHPMVLIGGGISLAWLLIALLAPLIAPYDPLRMLQPLAQPLTPDPAGGMFWLGTDLVGRDILSRLIYGARTVVVYATLATLTAYAVGISAGLAAGYQRGRTDMVLSFIANVVLSFPVLVLYILIIVVIGPSPLNIILAVTFASAPAIFRIVRAISLDISSRDFVAAARTQGESPWRIMLVDILPNATGPLAVDFCLRIGYTAIKLGTLGFLGLGLPPPTPDWGSMVNEGRAMAMAFPYLIIFPCLAISSLMLGLSLLADGLKDVSGRMERQS
- a CDS encoding ABC transporter permease, whose amino-acid sequence is MTAFLLRKLGWAAATMLTVSILVYLALEVNVDDVAAKVLGQFSTEEQREAWLLANGYRDPLVLRYGRWLVAFLSGDWGLSSHFRAPVIEIIPARLGASLLLGACALLVMVPTALLLGVIAGMRPNSMMDRVVSVFAILSTSVPDFASAVLLSAIFVFWLGVLPGTSTMLTGFSLSELVLPVAVLALYSTGYLARITRTAMAEVMASHYVRTARLKGAGTFRIVFRHALRNALIVPATVVMMQVPWLLSGVIVVEVFFAYKGFGSLLYDAALNSDVYLIEACAMVSVVVVVLSQILSDLAYVWLNPRISLSGAERSAGVADA